In Ochrobactrum vermis, the following proteins share a genomic window:
- the cimA gene encoding citramalate synthase yields the protein MARERIYIYDTTLRDGQQTPGIDFSVEDKKSIVVLLEELGVDYVEGGYPGANPTDTAFFKRRQTARAKFVAFGMTKRAGVSASNDPGLSSLLQASADAVCFVAKSWDYHVRLALGCTNEENLESITASVTAARMAGREALVDCEHFFDGYKANPEYALACAKAAYSAGARWVVLCDTNGGTQPSEVAEIVAAVTAVVPGESLGIHAHNDTEQAVAVSLAAIDAGVRHVQGTLNGIGERCGNANLVSLIPTLALKPYWAERFELGIKPAALKGITRISRAFDDILNRPPTEQAPYTGTSAFATKAGIHASALLKEPQTYEHIPPETVGNSRRVMVSDQGGKSNFIAELERRGIRVAKDDVRLDTLIALVKEREAEGYAYEGADASFELLARNMLTPQPEFFKVDSFRCLVERRFDVNGMLKTVSEAVVKVEVDGEVRMSVAEGHGPVNALDIALRKDLGRFQAEIEDLELVDFKVRILNGGTAAITRVLIESGDASGARWRTVGVSDNIIDASFQALMDSVNYKLMKNRSMAGLAAAE from the coding sequence ATGGCACGTGAGCGCATCTATATCTACGACACCACGCTGCGGGATGGACAGCAGACACCCGGCATTGATTTTTCCGTGGAGGACAAGAAGTCGATTGTCGTGCTGCTCGAAGAGCTTGGCGTCGATTATGTGGAAGGCGGTTATCCGGGTGCCAACCCGACCGATACGGCCTTCTTCAAACGTCGCCAGACTGCTCGTGCCAAGTTCGTGGCCTTCGGCATGACGAAGCGTGCGGGTGTATCGGCATCCAACGATCCCGGTCTTTCCAGCCTGCTGCAGGCTTCTGCGGATGCCGTCTGCTTCGTTGCCAAGAGCTGGGACTATCATGTTCGTCTCGCGCTCGGCTGCACCAATGAGGAAAATCTGGAGTCAATTACGGCTTCGGTCACCGCAGCACGCATGGCAGGGCGGGAAGCGCTGGTCGATTGCGAGCATTTCTTCGATGGATATAAAGCCAATCCTGAATATGCGCTGGCCTGTGCCAAGGCGGCCTACTCTGCAGGTGCGCGCTGGGTTGTACTTTGCGATACGAATGGCGGCACACAACCATCGGAAGTTGCCGAGATCGTTGCTGCCGTGACGGCAGTGGTTCCGGGCGAGAGCCTTGGAATCCACGCCCATAACGATACGGAGCAGGCGGTTGCCGTCTCGCTAGCGGCTATCGATGCGGGTGTTCGCCACGTGCAGGGTACCCTCAACGGTATCGGCGAACGCTGCGGCAACGCCAATCTCGTTTCGCTGATCCCGACACTTGCGTTGAAGCCCTATTGGGCCGAGCGTTTTGAATTGGGTATCAAGCCCGCCGCGCTGAAGGGGATCACACGGATCTCGCGAGCCTTCGATGATATCTTGAACCGCCCCCCGACCGAGCAAGCGCCCTATACCGGCACCTCCGCTTTTGCGACCAAGGCCGGAATTCATGCCTCCGCGCTGCTCAAGGAACCGCAGACCTATGAACATATTCCGCCGGAGACGGTCGGTAACAGTCGGCGTGTCATGGTGTCGGATCAAGGCGGGAAATCCAATTTCATCGCGGAACTGGAGCGCCGGGGCATTAGGGTTGCGAAGGACGATGTGCGTCTCGACACGTTGATTGCACTGGTCAAGGAGCGTGAGGCCGAAGGTTATGCCTATGAAGGTGCGGATGCGAGTTTCGAACTTCTCGCACGCAACATGCTGACGCCGCAGCCCGAATTCTTCAAAGTTGACTCTTTCCGCTGTCTCGTCGAGCGTCGTTTCGATGTCAACGGCATGCTGAAGACCGTCTCAGAAGCCGTGGTCAAGGTGGAAGTCGATGGTGAAGTGCGCATGTCGGTGGCGGAAGGGCATGGCCCGGTCAACGCGCTCGATATCGCATTGCGCAAGGATCTTGGGCGTTTTCAGGCCGAGATAGAGGATCTTGAACTGGTCGACTTCAAGGTGCGTATCCTCAATGGTGGTACGGCGGCTATCACGCGCGTGCTGATCGAGTCCGGCGATGCGTCCGGCGCGCGCTGGCGCACGGTCGGCGTGTCGGACAATATCATCGATGCGTCCTTCCAGGCGCTGATGGATTCGGTCAATTACAAGCTGATGAAGAATCGTTCGATGGCCGGACTGGCCGCTGCCGAGTAA